The Paenibacillus wynnii DNA window CACCGGCTGCCCTTCTTGATGCTTCCGCAGCAAGCTTTTTTCCGTATCCGCATCCGGGTAGCCCAAGCTGATCCGTAACATGAAACGATCTAATTGCGCCTCTGGGAGCGTATAAGTCCCCTCGAAATCTATGGGATTTTGGGTGGCACACAGCATAAAAGGATGCGGCAGCGGATAGGTCTCCCCATCGACAGTAACATTCCGTTCCTCCATGACCTCAAGGAGGGCGGATTGCGTCTTAGTTGTAGCTCTATTAATCTCATCGGCCAGCAAAATATTAGTCATTACCGGACCCGGACGAAAGTGAAACATCTCATCACGCGGATGATATACAGAAACACCCGTAATATCACTCGGCAGAATATCCGGATTACATTGTATACGGCGGTATTCACCGGACATAGATCTGGATAGTGCACGAATCAATTGCGTTTTGCCTGTTCCCGGCACATCCTCTATGAGAACATGTCCGCCGGCGAGCAGCGCTGTTAACAACAGTTGTATTTCAAAAGATTTTCCAAGGATGCACGATTCCAAATTCATACGGACAGCATTTACAGTTTTCATCGATTCTTGACCTACGGGCATATATAGTAAACCTCCTATGTCAGAATAAAACAGTATATTTATATTTTACATGATGAAGGGACCCAAAGTACATTAGCGGGCCTCAGGAAAGTGAAATGTAATAGTCCTGTAATAGAAGAGATCGTTTTGATGCAAAAAAAAGAACCATACCCTTCGGCATAAGCCTGTCGGGTATGGTTCTGAGGGATGCATTTTATCCTTTAGGCCGAGCGATCAACGCTGCCAGAAATGAGAAAACTATAGCCGAGGAAATCCCCGCGCTGGTGATATCGAAAATACCGGTTACCACACCGATCCAGCCATCTCGCTCAAGCTCCGTAAGTGCACCGTGTACAAGTGAATTTCCAAAGCTGGTTATCGGTACCGAAGCACCTGCCCCAGCAAACTTGATCAGAGGGTCGTAGATTCCAACAGCATCAGCTATAGCTCCTACGACAACTAAGGTACTCATTGTATGAGCAGGTGTCAGCTTCACCACATCCATCAGTAATTGACCAACTACACAAATAGCTCCCCCGATGAGAAAAGCCCATAAAAAAATCATGCTTCTTCACCTCCGCTCTCCAGAGCTATAGCATGAGCAACACATGGGATGCTCTCTCCTTGCTGATAAGATAAAGGGGATAGCAGTGCTCCGGTTGCTACAATAAGTACACGCTTCAACTCGCCCTTCCTCATGCGTTTAAGAATGTGTCCATAGGTCACCACTGCGGAACAGCCACAGCCGCTGCCTCCAGCAATCGCGTACTTCTGCTTGTCCAGATTATAGATCAGGAGGCCGCAGTCATTGAACGTTGTCTCCTCCATCGGAACACCTTCATCTGCCAACAGCTTCTTGGCAATCGGCAAACCTACAGTGGCAAGATCACCGGTAACAATTAAATCATAATGGCCGGGAGTGAGGCCCGTATCCCTAAAGTGGGCAAGGATGGTATCCGCTGCTGCCGGCGCCATGGCTGCTCCCATATTTAAAGGGTCCTTAAGGCCGAGATCCATAATCCGTCCAAGCGTTGCTGAGACTACAAATGGACCCTTTCCAGATCCGTCATTTCGACCTACAATGGCGCACCCGGACCCAGTGACCGTATATTGTGAAGTCGGAGGCTTCTGTGCACCGTATTCTGTAGGATAACGAAACTGTTTCTCCACCGTACAGTTATGGCTGGCTGTACCTGCCAAGGCATATTTACCTCCGCCGGAATCTACAATCATCGATGCGATGGCCAAGCTTTCCATAGAAGTGGAACAGGCCCCAAAGACTCCAAGATAGGGAACTCCCATCTTCCTTGCGGCAAAAGAGCTGCTGATGATCTGGTTCATCAAATCGCCGCCCACGAAAAATTCCAGCTTGTCCTGCTCTATCCCTGCATCTTCAAGAGCCAACACTGAAGCTTTCATAAAGAGCGCGCGTTCCGCTTTTTCCCAAGTTTTCTCGCCCATCTCAAGAGAGTCATATATAAAATCAAAATCTGAGGCTAGAGGTCCTTCCCCCTCTTCAGGTCCTACAACAGCGGATGAACCGAGAATGACGGGCCGGGTTGTAAACTGCCAGGTCTGACTGCCGAGCTGCTTCATAACTTAATGTGAGCCTCCTAAGCCCATAAGGGCATAGACTATACCGACAATAAAAGCAGCCACAGTCCCGAAGACTATAACTGAACCGGCCAGCTTGAACATATTTCCGCCAACACCGAGTACCAGACCTTCAGAGCGGTGTTCTAAGGCCGCTGAACACATACTGTTTGCGAATCCGGTTACAGGCACTGCAGAACCGGCCCCGGCCCATTGTGCTATTTTGTCGTAGACGCCTAGGGAGGTCAGTATGACAGAGATTAGAATCAACAGAGCCACTGTGGGACTTGCAGCTTCCTTTGAGTCCATTCCAAAGACGGACATAAATCCAGTCTGAATGCCTTGTCCAATCACGCAGATCAATCCACCGATCAGAAAGGCCCTAATACAGTTTTTCAGCACAGGCCTGCCTGGAACAAACGGCTGTGATAACTTTTTATATTCCTCCGAAGTCATGTCGTCAAGCCGCTGCTTGATCTCGGATGGTTTAGATTTTGCCGGCAAAGAGCACACCTCCTAGGATTTGCGAAGGGAGCCAGCCTTATGAACAATAAACTGCTGCTGGCATAGGCTCCTGTAAATTTCTTCGCTTAAAGGTTTTTCCCTATTATTTGCTATCTGCCGCTCCGTTATGTCCTATTCACTTAGGAAAAATAAAGCAGGAATATAATCAGCAGCAAAAACAGCACCAGTATAAGTACAGTATCCCTTTCCTGTCCGAGTCGATATGCAACCCTCCTGTAATTCCCTCTGGCTGGCACGCTTCTTAAAGACGCCGGTTCTCTAACTTTGCGCATAACTCTTGTTGGACTCATCCTCTTTCGCATCCTTTCTAGGCCTCTGGTTAAAGAGCCCCTTAGCAATATATTCCGGGTAACTCTACCCGGTGTACAGCTGGATGGTTAGCATCAAGGCCCCAGAATATGGACAATTGCACCGACAATGCTCATACTAGACGTTAGAAAAGGAGCGATACATTTATGAATCAGGAAACACTGGATTTGTTCAAAACACTAACTGAATTCCCTTCAGCTCCCGGATTCGAGCGAGAGCTGCGTGCTTATGTTAAAGAGGCTATGACGCCTTACACAGATGAATTCGTACACGATCGCCTTGGAAGTCTATTCGGTGTACTTCGCGGTGAGGAAAATGGGCCTAAAATTATGGTGGCCGGTCATTTGGACGAGGTCGGCTTCATGGTTACAGGCATCACTGACAAGGGTATGATCCGCTTTACACCGCTTGGAGGATGGCTTTCATCAGCAGTTGCTTCACAACGGCTTCACATCATAACTCCACAAGGAACACTGACTGGCGTGGTGGGCAGTACTCCTATACACCTTCTAAGTGATGAGGAACGGAAAAAGACAGTCGACATCTCCAAAATGTTCATCGATATCGGCGCTGACAGCCGTGAAGAGGCTGAAAGCTTTGGAGTCGCTCCCGGTCAGCAAATTGTCCCGATCTGCCCTTTCACACCGCTTGCCAATCCAAAGAAAATCATGGCCAAGGCTTGGGATAACCGTTATGGTGTAGGACTTGCTATTGAGCTGGTAAAAGCGCTGCATGGAAAAAAACTTCCTAACACCATTTATGCTGGAGCTACTGTTCAAGAGGAAGTGGGTCTACGCGGAGCACGAACAGCCGCAAATCTTTTATCCCCTGATATTTTCTTCGGGCTGGATGCAAGTGCTGCAGCCGATATGTCGGGCGATCGTCAAGCCTTCGGTCATCTGGGCCAAGGCGCTTTGCTGCGCATTTTTGATCCCACTATGATCACACACCGCGGTTTGATTGAATATGTGCAGGATACAGCGGATACTCATCGAATCAAATACCAGTACTTTGTTTCCCAAGGGGGAACCGATGCCGGACAAGTGCATGTAAGCGGAATTGGTGTTCCGTCAGCAGTAATCGGAATCTGCTCACGATATATACATACCGCTACGTCAATAATCCATAGTGACGACTATGAAGCCGCCAAGGAACTTCTCATTAAGTTGGTTGAAGGTCTGGACCGGACAACGCTGCAGACTATTATTGAACGGAGCTAAATACGATGCGTTTACTTGCACTTTGTGCAGCTATTTGTAGCAGATCAAACGGTATCTAAGCTTTAATTGTACTTTCTGCAACTATTAGGCACAGATAAGACTAATTGAGTGGATATCCCGATATATAAGTGTACAGAGTGCAACTAAAGTAATTTTTTACAATAAAAGCATACTTTTAGTTGCACAACGTACATCTAAGCATAAGGATAATCAGCGATATGGCTGTAAATAAGTAAAAAGCCGCAGGGGCTTCATACCACCCCTGCGGCTTTTTTTTATTGATATTACTTACTTCAACTTGTTATATTCCACCATAACAGACTTATGAGTATCATGGTCTGCTGCAAGCCCCGTATACTTCGTAACGGTTGCTTCCACTCCGATGTCGGCTATGGATGCTTGAAGCTCAACCGCCTCGGGATCATCCTGCACGTTGAACAAGAGAGCGCCTGCCATTGAACGGGTCAAAGCGGCATAACTCAAGCCTCTTTCGTGCGCCTCAAGCGCCGGTGATACCAGACGATCGTTCGGAGAAAGCTTGCGAATCGGCGAACGGCCTACGCGTGATACTTCATCCGTCAAAGACGGATTACGGAAACGCTCCAGGTTCTTATCGATATACTTGGTGTGCTCAGCTTGATCAAATCCATGTTTGCTTACAAGAACTGCACCCGTTTCCAACAATACTTCTCTAACCAAAGACGTGAGCTGTTCATCAGCCATAGCCTGCTGGATGGTCTCATATCCCCGCAAGAATCCAAGGTAGGCAGCGGAACAGTGACCGGTGTTTACAGTGAATAATTTACGCTCAATATAAGGATCCAGGTTCTCTACATAATGTACGCCTCCAATAGGTGTGTATCCCGAAATCATCTGGGACGAATCGATTACCCACTCATAGAAAGGCTCTACTACAACCTTAAGTACATCTTCATGCTGCTGCAGCGGAACAATCCGGTCTACTGCGGCATTCGGGAAAGCGATAGAAGCATCTGCTTTCGTCCGGGATTCCTCATCCAACTGAGCATACACAAGCTCTTTAAGCTGCGCGCTGCCGCCAATCGCGTTCTCGCAAGCAATTACATGCAGCGGTGCAGAGGATACAGTCAGACGTTCAGTGATTCCCTTCGCAATGGAACCTGCGATATGTTTCAATATGGATACTCCAACAGCCGTGGTAACGATATCAGCTTCAGCAATCGCAGCGATTACCTCATCTGCTTGTGTGACACTGCTAAGAGCAGTAACATTAGTTACGGTAACGGTTTCCTGACCTTCACTTGCCAAGGTAACCGGATACTCTCCACGCTCTTTAAGTTGTGAGACAAAATTCTCATTTACGTCCACGAAGCATACTTCATAACCTGCCTGTGACAATAAAAGACCGATAAACCCTCTCCCGATATTCCCTGCGCCAAAATGTACGGCCTTCTTCATTATTCAACGCCTCCTTCAAAGATCTCGATGATCGAAGCCGGAGTTGGTGCATTCATTACCCGTTCAATCGCATCATCTTCAGTGAATATCATTGCTACATTGGTCAAGACTTCCATATGGGAATCCCCGGCAGCCGCAATACCGATAACGATAAATGCCGGCTCATCTCCACCAAAGTCAACACCGTTCGGGAAACGGACAACCGACATCCCTGTTGACTTGATGAATTGCTTCCCATCTTTTGTACCATGGGGAATGGCAAGACCTCCGCCCATATAGGTAGAGACAACCTCTTCCCGCTCCAACATTTTAGGAATGTATTCTTCAGTGACATGGCCTGCTTCCACAAGCAATTTTCCGGCAATAGCGATCGCTTCATATTTATCTTTAGCGTCGGCATTCATAATAATTTTTTTCTCTGACAGTATACTCATATGGTTCCTCTCACTTTCACATTTTATTTTCGAAAAATCGCAGAAGCTCAGAAGACAGATATCGCTTAATTTCTGCCTCTGTCCTTTCCTCTAGCAATCTTACGAGTTCGGAATTCAGTAGTAAGGCACTAATTTCACTTAACACCTCAAGACTCTCCTTCGAGAGTTTACGAGGGGCGAGCATAAGCAGGATCACTCTGACCTCTGTATTGCCTTCCAGTTGAACGGGCTGGCGAAGTCGATATAACGTCAAAGATGACATATGAATATGACTGCTGCGTGTGTGGAACAGCGCTAATCTGGTATCTGGAATAACCTGACTCGCCATTCTTTCCCGTTCCAGCAGGCGTTCCAGGAGAATATCAGAATCCCCGATTACACCGCTGCCGTTCAGCGTATCCAACATCTCAGACAGTGTTGCCGGGAGATTCATACCCCCGTTATCTAAAGAGTAAAATCGAAAGCGATCGATCAGACTTACCATCTCATCCAAAATGCCTTTATGACTTTTCATTCTTTCTAAAGCCATTTCTTCACGCACTGATTTGTCGGGCTCTTGGAATGTAGATTGCGTTCGTTCCTTAAAGGTTGTGTTCTGGATATAATTAAGCAGCTTATCAATCTCTTCTCTAGTAAGCAGAGGACTGATCTTGATATAACGGTCTTTAACCAGCGGAAGATCAATCGTAGAGATAATTAAATCATAATCTTCCTCCCGCATACGGGCGGCTTCATACCAAGATATATTGCCAAGTACCTCAATTTGCGGCATTTCTTTCATAAGCCTTGTTGCCAAAAGCCGGGAAGAACTTAGCCCGCTGGCACACACGAGTATGGCCCGCACATTACGCCTGAGTTGGTTCAGCCTTTCTACAGATGCACCAAAATGCATGACTAGAAAACCGATCTCTTCATCAGGAATTTCCAGATCCAGCTTCAAATCCTCTACAGCAGATCGAACAATATGGAACAAGAATTCATAGTCCTTACGAATAGGTCCTAACAGTGGATTACGTATACGCGTTCCTTCACGGATGCGTTTCAACGCAGGATCGATATGCTCAAGCAACCCTTCCCGAAGTGAACGATCACTTTGAAAAGGCAAACCTGTCCGTTTCACTACATTTTCGGTTAACCTATAGACGATTTCCATCAAAGCGATATCTCCATAAGCAAAATCGGCGGATGAGAAAGAATCCTGCACCCGATCGAATAACCCGGCAATGTACAAAATCTCCAACTTCGGAAACTCCAAGGACAAAAGCTCTCCTAGCTTATGCACGAATTGCTCGGTTCCTGCGATGTTTCTGTGATCGGACATACGGGAGTAACCCGCTTCTTCAGCGCTATCGATTCCTCTGCCAATCTCAACCCGTCTTACAGTGACAGCGAGACCCAGCAGCAGTTCCATATAGACGATTTCCGGAAGTTCAACCGTCCATGACCACTCCATATCCCACATGGTATTCTCAACATCCATCAGATTGTTTTTGCCTACCATGGTCAGGAGCATATTGAATACCGGGTTGCCCTCCATTTGTGGAGCGTGACCTACCAAATCTGACTGATCAAGATGTTCTGCGGCCAAACGGCAAATCGCTCTGCGTTTATCGATTTCACTTCCGGTAATTTCAACGCCATAACCTCGTCTGCGAACCAATTGTAAACCAAACTTTTGTACCCAAGGCTCCAACTCATCCAGGTCATAACTTATGGACGCTACAGTTACCTTTAAAGAATGTGCCAGTGAGAATAGTTTGACTGGCTCTTCCGCCTCAAGCAGCAAGCATAGCTCATATACTTTGCGGTCCTCGCCGGAATACTCCGCCGTCTTTTCTTCCTGCAAAAATGACCGCAGCTCCGCAAGACCGGCCTCAAGACCTGTCAATTGGATGCCTTTTCCTGATTTTCGACTCAGATTCAGTCCGAATTCTCCCAAGATACCTTCTAGTTCTTCCATTTCCCGGTGAACCGTTCTAACGCTCACTCCGGTGCTTGCGGCGATTTCGGCGGCTGTGATCTCTTCGTTTACTCCCAGGAGAAGAAATATGATCTGTCGTTGCCTGGCGGTAATTTTCCTCATCTCAGGATACCTCGCCTTAAATGGAGACAACGCTGGCTTTGCGGCCAGCGTCTCCTTTTATTTACAAAGATCTTGAATTATTATCTCTGTGTGATTGTTAATTATTGCATACCAGCCGTTGTTATTTCAAACGCTCCACAAGCTCATCATATTTCGGACTCTTCAGGAAATTATCAATTGAAATGTGCTCTGCAGTCGGATTGCTTGCAATGGCACGATCAGTCAACGTCTTTTGTGTAACTACGATATCGGCATCTGCCGGAATTTCACTGACAGGAGAGTTTACCACAGTAATGTTAATCCCTGCTGTTTGTAATTTCTTTTTCAGAACAGATGCGCCCATTGCACTGGAGCCCATTCCTGCATCACAAGCGAAGACGATTTTGTTAACTTCTGATTTGTTGCGAACGTTAGCGGATACAGTAGCAGTTGCTGCTGTTTGAGCTGCAGTACCAGATGCCTTCATGTCTTTCATTTTGGATGCTGCTTCTTCAAGATCC harbors:
- a CDS encoding AAA family ATPase, yielding MPVGQESMKTVNAVRMNLESCILGKSFEIQLLLTALLAGGHVLIEDVPGTGKTQLIRALSRSMSGEYRRIQCNPDILPSDITGVSVYHPRDEMFHFRPGPVMTNILLADEINRATTKTQSALLEVMEERNVTVDGETYPLPHPFMLCATQNPIDFEGTYTLPEAQLDRFMLRISLGYPDADTEKSLLRKHQEGQPVDKLLPVTDMEQISAIQKEIREVYISDPVLNYLLEIVRTTREHPRVLLGASPRASLSFMMACKAYAFLQERDYVLPDDVKVLTPYALSHRILLRPESRLDNVSVDSLLQKLLQSIHVPVTMRQ
- the spoVAD gene encoding stage V sporulation protein AD, whose protein sequence is MKQLGSQTWQFTTRPVILGSSAVVGPEEGEGPLASDFDFIYDSLEMGEKTWEKAERALFMKASVLALEDAGIEQDKLEFFVGGDLMNQIISSSFAARKMGVPYLGVFGACSTSMESLAIASMIVDSGGGKYALAGTASHNCTVEKQFRYPTEYGAQKPPTSQYTVTGSGCAIVGRNDGSGKGPFVVSATLGRIMDLGLKDPLNMGAAMAPAAADTILAHFRDTGLTPGHYDLIVTGDLATVGLPIAKKLLADEGVPMEETTFNDCGLLIYNLDKQKYAIAGGSGCGCSAVVTYGHILKRMRKGELKRVLIVATGALLSPLSYQQGESIPCVAHAIALESGGEEA
- a CDS encoding PTS sugar transporter subunit IIA — encoded protein: MSILSEKKIIMNADAKDKYEAIAIAGKLLVEAGHVTEEYIPKMLEREEVVSTYMGGGLAIPHGTKDGKQFIKSTGMSVVRFPNGVDFGGDEPAFIVIGIAAAGDSHMEVLTNVAMIFTEDDAIERVMNAPTPASIIEIFEGGVE
- the spoVAE gene encoding stage V sporulation protein AE — protein: MIFLWAFLIGGAICVVGQLLMDVVKLTPAHTMSTLVVVGAIADAVGIYDPLIKFAGAGASVPITSFGNSLVHGALTELERDGWIGVVTGIFDITSAGISSAIVFSFLAALIARPKG
- a CDS encoding mannitol-1-phosphate 5-dehydrogenase — translated: MKKAVHFGAGNIGRGFIGLLLSQAGYEVCFVDVNENFVSQLKERGEYPVTLASEGQETVTVTNVTALSSVTQADEVIAAIAEADIVTTAVGVSILKHIAGSIAKGITERLTVSSAPLHVIACENAIGGSAQLKELVYAQLDEESRTKADASIAFPNAAVDRIVPLQQHEDVLKVVVEPFYEWVIDSSQMISGYTPIGGVHYVENLDPYIERKLFTVNTGHCSAAYLGFLRGYETIQQAMADEQLTSLVREVLLETGAVLVSKHGFDQAEHTKYIDKNLERFRNPSLTDEVSRVGRSPIRKLSPNDRLVSPALEAHERGLSYAALTRSMAGALLFNVQDDPEAVELQASIADIGVEATVTKYTGLAADHDTHKSVMVEYNKLK
- a CDS encoding M42 family metallopeptidase; the protein is MNQETLDLFKTLTEFPSAPGFERELRAYVKEAMTPYTDEFVHDRLGSLFGVLRGEENGPKIMVAGHLDEVGFMVTGITDKGMIRFTPLGGWLSSAVASQRLHIITPQGTLTGVVGSTPIHLLSDEERKKTVDISKMFIDIGADSREEAESFGVAPGQQIVPICPFTPLANPKKIMAKAWDNRYGVGLAIELVKALHGKKLPNTIYAGATVQEEVGLRGARTAANLLSPDIFFGLDASAAADMSGDRQAFGHLGQGALLRIFDPTMITHRGLIEYVQDTADTHRIKYQYFVSQGGTDAGQVHVSGIGVPSAVIGICSRYIHTATSIIHSDDYEAAKELLIKLVEGLDRTTLQTIIERS
- the spoVAC gene encoding stage V sporulation protein AC, producing MTSEEYKKLSQPFVPGRPVLKNCIRAFLIGGLICVIGQGIQTGFMSVFGMDSKEAASPTVALLILISVILTSLGVYDKIAQWAGAGSAVPVTGFANSMCSAALEHRSEGLVLGVGGNMFKLAGSVIVFGTVAAFIVGIVYALMGLGGSH
- a CDS encoding BglG family transcription antiterminator translates to MRKITARQRQIIFLLLGVNEEITAAEIAASTGVSVRTVHREMEELEGILGEFGLNLSRKSGKGIQLTGLEAGLAELRSFLQEEKTAEYSGEDRKVYELCLLLEAEEPVKLFSLAHSLKVTVASISYDLDELEPWVQKFGLQLVRRRGYGVEITGSEIDKRRAICRLAAEHLDQSDLVGHAPQMEGNPVFNMLLTMVGKNNLMDVENTMWDMEWSWTVELPEIVYMELLLGLAVTVRRVEIGRGIDSAEEAGYSRMSDHRNIAGTEQFVHKLGELLSLEFPKLEILYIAGLFDRVQDSFSSADFAYGDIALMEIVYRLTENVVKRTGLPFQSDRSLREGLLEHIDPALKRIREGTRIRNPLLGPIRKDYEFLFHIVRSAVEDLKLDLEIPDEEIGFLVMHFGASVERLNQLRRNVRAILVCASGLSSSRLLATRLMKEMPQIEVLGNISWYEAARMREEDYDLIISTIDLPLVKDRYIKISPLLTREEIDKLLNYIQNTTFKERTQSTFQEPDKSVREEMALERMKSHKGILDEMVSLIDRFRFYSLDNGGMNLPATLSEMLDTLNGSGVIGDSDILLERLLERERMASQVIPDTRLALFHTRSSHIHMSSLTLYRLRQPVQLEGNTEVRVILLMLAPRKLSKESLEVLSEISALLLNSELVRLLEERTEAEIKRYLSSELLRFFENKM